The Siniperca chuatsi isolate FFG_IHB_CAS linkage group LG12, ASM2008510v1, whole genome shotgun sequence genome has a segment encoding these proteins:
- the LOC122886012 gene encoding protein cappuccino-like isoform X1, translating into MTACSFNIFIIFTIYLSFIFHPSHGFEVIQPRNRTVNPDGSVSISCEHTANTNSVIDVRLYGIYRTDKTVLCQKGMINCSNIVMHQENPKKWHFIILNSGSEAMNSTYQCEFTVKKDDLDSTKSGNPTILLPGQKEVVCVRPPPPPNPPPPPPPPPPPLWILIGLLALMFLYSCVITFFYIRLRYNNKDPENSTYVEMRNVPRPRNRPFNINCG; encoded by the exons ATGACAGCTTGCAGCTTcaacatcttcatcatcttcacaATTTATCTGAGCTTCATCTTCCATCCAAGCCATG GTTTTGAGGTGATTCAGCCACGCAATCGGACCGTAAACCCAGATGGGTCAGTCTCTATCAGCTGtgaacacactgcaaataccAACTCTGTCATAGATGTTCGACTCTATGGCATATATCG AACAGACAAAACAGTGCTCTGCCAGAAGGGAATGATAAACTGTAGCAACATTGTCATGCATCAAGAGAATCCCAAAAAGTGGCATTTCATTATACTCAACAGTGGGTCGGAGGCCATGAACAGTACATACCAGTGTGAGTTCACAGTGAAAAAAGATGATCTAGATTCCACTAAGAGCGGAAACCCAACCATACTACTGCCAG GTCAAAAGGAAGTGGTCTGTGTacgtcctcctccacctcctaatcctcctcctcctcctcctcctcctcctcctcctctgtggatTCTGATTGGTCTGCTGGCCCTGATGTTCCTGTACAGCTGCGTCATTACCTTCTTCTACATCAGACTGAGG tacaacaacaaagatCCTGAGAACTCCACCTATGTAGAAATGAGGAACGTTCCTCGGCCAAGGAATCGACCTTTCAACATTAATTGTGGGTAG
- the LOC122886012 gene encoding junction-mediating and -regulatory protein-like isoform X2, with product MTACSFNIFIIFTIYLSFIFHPSHGFEVIQPRNRTVNPDGSVSISCEHTANTNSVIDVRLYGIYRGSEAMNSTYQCEFTVKKDDLDSTKSGNPTILLPGQKEVVCVRPPPPPNPPPPPPPPPPPLWILIGLLALMFLYSCVITFFYIRLRYNNKDPENSTYVEMRNVPRPRNRPFNINCG from the exons ATGACAGCTTGCAGCTTcaacatcttcatcatcttcacaATTTATCTGAGCTTCATCTTCCATCCAAGCCATG GTTTTGAGGTGATTCAGCCACGCAATCGGACCGTAAACCCAGATGGGTCAGTCTCTATCAGCTGtgaacacactgcaaataccAACTCTGTCATAGATGTTCGACTCTATGGCATATATCG TGGGTCGGAGGCCATGAACAGTACATACCAGTGTGAGTTCACAGTGAAAAAAGATGATCTAGATTCCACTAAGAGCGGAAACCCAACCATACTACTGCCAG GTCAAAAGGAAGTGGTCTGTGTacgtcctcctccacctcctaatcctcctcctcctcctcctcctcctcctcctcctctgtggatTCTGATTGGTCTGCTGGCCCTGATGTTCCTGTACAGCTGCGTCATTACCTTCTTCTACATCAGACTGAGG tacaacaacaaagatCCTGAGAACTCCACCTATGTAGAAATGAGGAACGTTCCTCGGCCAAGGAATCGACCTTTCAACATTAATTGTGGGTAG
- the cd28 gene encoding cytotoxic T-lymphocyte protein 4: MFLTHCMMARIVLTVLCLPVWSAVEVTQPYRVVSTNGTAQVPCFIQPQPSYHQIQPYYDQSLLYPYPDPEELRVTLLKGLHGSQQLCSSILNFTEQRETSVEKEGEVQCSAQMREGAVEVTVSGLKATDTDMYRCQIEVFYPPPYLRLVGNGTLIHVLDSSDCPVQGAQRQIADQHVEEEGDEMMAPVSIPVVILVTLVMFVLIIIIFLQALQCERGRREIVRTVPGVLHKVDAAAFSC; encoded by the exons ATGTTCCTGACTCACTGCATGATGGCTAGGATTGTGTTGACAgtcctctgcctgcctgtgtggAGCG CTGTGGAAGTAACCCAGCCCTATAGAGTGGTGAGCACCAACGGTACAGCACAGGTCCCATGCTTCATCCAACCCCAACCCTCCTACCACCAGATCCAACCCTACTATGACCAAAGCCTGCTATACCCCTACCCTGACCCCGAGGAGCTCCGTGTGACTCTGCTGAAAGGCCTCCACGGCTCCCAGCAACTCTGCTCGTCCATCCTCAActtcacagagcagagagagacgagtgtggagaaagagggagag gtGCAATGCTCTGCTCAGATGAGAGAGGGCGCTGTGGAGGTGACAGTGTCTGGACTGAAAGCCACAGACACAGATATGTATCGCTGTCAGATAGAGGTCTTCTACCCACCACCATACCTGAGGCTCGTGGGCAACGGCACACTCATTCATGTCTTAG ACAGCTCTGATTGTCCTGTGCAGGGGGCTCAGAGACAGATTGCAGACCAGCATGTTGAAGAAGAGGGTGATGAGATGATGGCACCAGTCAGTATTCCTGTGGTTATACTGGTGACACTGGTCATGTTTGTCCTCATCATCATTATCTTCCTCCAG GCTCTCCAGTGTGAACGAGGGAGGAGGGAGATTGTCAGAACGGTGCCTGGTGTGCTTCACAAGGTGGATGCTGCTGCATTTTCATGTTAA